In the Syngnathus scovelli strain Florida chromosome 16, RoL_Ssco_1.2, whole genome shotgun sequence genome, one interval contains:
- the nprl3 gene encoding GATOR1 complex protein NPRL3 isoform X1: MMLSPSGGGGSSDDQQKSAAVWPKISLYRGPRCGHKTNPISVILVSSGSRGNKLLFRYPFQRSAECASSHTAKQRNRYALNTTREAEDQDGDSSEPSSLSDEQLVAGFSDSILATILATKSDMCGKKFELKIDNVRFVGHPTLLQHPPIIQVPKTDPSPKREMPTMILFNVVFALRANADPSVISCMQNLSRRIAIALQHEERRCHYLTREAKLMLAVQDEITTGSEMCPQSPFRQILPKCKLAKDLKEAYDSLCTTGVVRLHINNWLEVSFCLPHKIHRIGGNYIPPEVLERSLKAIRPYHALLLLESEKELLAQLPVDCSPAMMRLIKTCSAVKNLQQLAQDTDLALLQIFQIAAHLVYWGKAIIIYPLCENNVYMLSPHANIYLFSPQAEQFAQQFPGHDLPSMLAKFSLPVSLAEFRNPLEAPAQEALLIQMVVWMQQRRLLIQLHTFVCLMVPPAEDEPTYRDDDLPPAARIAGGRGLGTPSALSFGSPTSSDDMTLTSPSMDNSSAELAPGGDDSPLNKRILLTETLLASLSDHDRQYILNIPAAQNQEDLRMFARLLHYFRGHHHLEEIMYNENMRRSQLKTLLDKFRSVLVVTNHEDPIISIFQCPAE, translated from the exons ATGATGCTCAGCCCGTCCGGCGGCGGCGGGTCCTCAGACGACCAACAAAAATCAGCAGCCGTGTGGCCAAAAATAAGCTTGTACAGAGGCCCCCGATGTGGACACAAGACCAACCCCATCAGCGTCATCCTGGTGAGCTCTGGCAGCCGCGGGAACAAGCTGCTTTTCCGCTACCCTTTTCAACGAAGCGCTGAGTGCGCGTCATCCCACACAG CGAAACAGCGGAATCGCTACGCATTGAATACGACAAGAGAAGCAGAAGATCAGGATGGAGATTCAAG CGAGCCATCTTCATTAAGTGACGAGCAGTTGGTAGCCGG GTTTTCCGACAGCATCCTTGCAACCATCCTGGCCACCAAGTCGGACATGTGCGGCAAGAAGTTTGAGCTGAAGATCGACAATGTTCGCTTTGTGGGCCACCCGACTCTACTGCAGCATCCGCCCATCATTCAG GTGCCTAAAACAGATCCTTCCCCCAAGAGGGAGATGCCCACCATGATCCTATTCAACGTCGTGTTTGCTCTGAGG GCCAACGCCGACCCCTCGGTCATCAGCTGCATGCAGAACTTGTCTCGCCGGATCGCCATCGCGCTGCAGCACGAGGAGCGGCGCTGCCACtacctcaccagggaggctaAGCTCATGCTGGCTGTGCAGGACGAGATCACCACCGGCAGCGAAA TGTGTCCACAGTCACCGTTCAGACAAATTCTGCCCAAGTGTAAGCTGGCCAAGGACCTGAAGGAAGCGTATGACAG TCTGTGTACGACCGGGGTGGTGCGGCTGCACATCAACAATTGGCTGGAGGTGAGCTTCTGCCTCCCGCACAAGATCCACCGCATCGGCGGCAACTACATCCCGCCCGAGGTGTTAGAGCGCAGTCTGAAGGCCATCAG GCCCTATCACGCGCTGCTGTTGCTGGAAAGCGAGAAGGAACTCTTGGCCCAACTTCCCGTCGACTGCTCACCCGCCATGATGCGCCTCATCAAGACGTGCTCCGCGGTCAAGAACCTGCAGCAGCTGGCTCAGGACACTGACCTGGCCCTGCTTCAG ATCTTCCAGATTGCAGCCCACCTGGTTTACTGGGGCAAGGCCATCATCATCTACCCTCTGTGCGAGAACAACGTCTACATGCTGTCCCCTCATGCCAACATCTATCT ATTCTCGCCTCAGGCCGAACAGTTTGCACAGCAGTTTCCCGGTCACGACCTTCCTTCCATGTTGGCCAAGTTTTCCCTGCCTGTCTCTCTGGCCGAGTTCAGGAACCCCCTGGAAGCTCCCGCGCAAGAG GCTCTGCTGATCCAGATGGTGGTGTGGATGCAGCAACGCCGCCTGCTCATCCAGCTGCACACGTTTGTCTGCCTCATGGTGCCGCCCGCCGAGGACGAGCCCACCTACAGGGACGACGACTTGCCACCGGCCGCGCGGATCGCCGGTGGCCGAGGTCTCGGCACCCCGAGCGCCCTCAGCTTTGGATCCCCAA CCAGCAGCGACGACATGACCCTGACCAGCCCCAGCATGGACAACTCCAGCGCCGAGTTGGCCCCCGGCGGCGACGACTCTCCCCTCAACAAAAGGATCTTGTTGACCGAGACCCTGCTGGCCAGCCTGTCTGACCACGACAGACAGTACATCCTCAACATCCCTGCCGCGCAGAACCAGGAGGATCTCCGCATGTTTGCCAG GCTGCTGCACTACTTCCGAGGCCACCACCATTTGGAGGAGATCATGTACAATGAGAACATGCGGCGCTCTCAGCTCAAGACGCTCTTGGACAAGTTCCGTAGCGTGCTGGTGGTGACCAATCACGAAGATCCCATCATTTCCATTTTCCAGTGTCCCGCAGAGTAG
- the nprl3 gene encoding GATOR1 complex protein NPRL3 isoform X3 — protein sequence MQNLSRRIAIALQHEERRCHYLTREAKLMLAVQDEITTGSEMCPQSPFRQILPKCKLAKDLKEAYDSLCTTGVVRLHINNWLEVSFCLPHKIHRIGGNYIPPEVLERSLKAIRPYHALLLLESEKELLAQLPVDCSPAMMRLIKTCSAVKNLQQLAQDTDLALLQIFQIAAHLVYWGKAIIIYPLCENNVYMLSPHANIYLFSPQAEQFAQQFPGHDLPSMLAKFSLPVSLAEFRNPLEAPAQEALLIQMVVWMQQRRLLIQLHTFVCLMVPPAEDEPTYRDDDLPPAARIAGGRGLGTPSALSFGSPTSSDDMTLTSPSMDNSSAELAPGGDDSPLNKRILLTETLLASLSDHDRQYILNIPAAQNQEDLRMFARLLHYFRGHHHLEEIMYNENMRRSQLKTLLDKFRSVLVVTNHEDPIISIFQCPAE from the exons ATGCAGAACTTGTCTCGCCGGATCGCCATCGCGCTGCAGCACGAGGAGCGGCGCTGCCACtacctcaccagggaggctaAGCTCATGCTGGCTGTGCAGGACGAGATCACCACCGGCAGCGAAA TGTGTCCACAGTCACCGTTCAGACAAATTCTGCCCAAGTGTAAGCTGGCCAAGGACCTGAAGGAAGCGTATGACAG TCTGTGTACGACCGGGGTGGTGCGGCTGCACATCAACAATTGGCTGGAGGTGAGCTTCTGCCTCCCGCACAAGATCCACCGCATCGGCGGCAACTACATCCCGCCCGAGGTGTTAGAGCGCAGTCTGAAGGCCATCAG GCCCTATCACGCGCTGCTGTTGCTGGAAAGCGAGAAGGAACTCTTGGCCCAACTTCCCGTCGACTGCTCACCCGCCATGATGCGCCTCATCAAGACGTGCTCCGCGGTCAAGAACCTGCAGCAGCTGGCTCAGGACACTGACCTGGCCCTGCTTCAG ATCTTCCAGATTGCAGCCCACCTGGTTTACTGGGGCAAGGCCATCATCATCTACCCTCTGTGCGAGAACAACGTCTACATGCTGTCCCCTCATGCCAACATCTATCT ATTCTCGCCTCAGGCCGAACAGTTTGCACAGCAGTTTCCCGGTCACGACCTTCCTTCCATGTTGGCCAAGTTTTCCCTGCCTGTCTCTCTGGCCGAGTTCAGGAACCCCCTGGAAGCTCCCGCGCAAGAG GCTCTGCTGATCCAGATGGTGGTGTGGATGCAGCAACGCCGCCTGCTCATCCAGCTGCACACGTTTGTCTGCCTCATGGTGCCGCCCGCCGAGGACGAGCCCACCTACAGGGACGACGACTTGCCACCGGCCGCGCGGATCGCCGGTGGCCGAGGTCTCGGCACCCCGAGCGCCCTCAGCTTTGGATCCCCAA CCAGCAGCGACGACATGACCCTGACCAGCCCCAGCATGGACAACTCCAGCGCCGAGTTGGCCCCCGGCGGCGACGACTCTCCCCTCAACAAAAGGATCTTGTTGACCGAGACCCTGCTGGCCAGCCTGTCTGACCACGACAGACAGTACATCCTCAACATCCCTGCCGCGCAGAACCAGGAGGATCTCCGCATGTTTGCCAG GCTGCTGCACTACTTCCGAGGCCACCACCATTTGGAGGAGATCATGTACAATGAGAACATGCGGCGCTCTCAGCTCAAGACGCTCTTGGACAAGTTCCGTAGCGTGCTGGTGGTGACCAATCACGAAGATCCCATCATTTCCATTTTCCAGTGTCCCGCAGAGTAG
- the nprl3 gene encoding GATOR1 complex protein NPRL3 isoform X2, with amino-acid sequence MMLSPSGGGGSSDDQQKSAAVWPKISLYRGPRCGHKTNPISVILVSSGSRGNKLLFRYPFQRSAECASSHTAKQRNRYALNTTREAEDQDGDSRFSDSILATILATKSDMCGKKFELKIDNVRFVGHPTLLQHPPIIQVPKTDPSPKREMPTMILFNVVFALRANADPSVISCMQNLSRRIAIALQHEERRCHYLTREAKLMLAVQDEITTGSEMCPQSPFRQILPKCKLAKDLKEAYDSLCTTGVVRLHINNWLEVSFCLPHKIHRIGGNYIPPEVLERSLKAIRPYHALLLLESEKELLAQLPVDCSPAMMRLIKTCSAVKNLQQLAQDTDLALLQIFQIAAHLVYWGKAIIIYPLCENNVYMLSPHANIYLFSPQAEQFAQQFPGHDLPSMLAKFSLPVSLAEFRNPLEAPAQEALLIQMVVWMQQRRLLIQLHTFVCLMVPPAEDEPTYRDDDLPPAARIAGGRGLGTPSALSFGSPTSSDDMTLTSPSMDNSSAELAPGGDDSPLNKRILLTETLLASLSDHDRQYILNIPAAQNQEDLRMFARLLHYFRGHHHLEEIMYNENMRRSQLKTLLDKFRSVLVVTNHEDPIISIFQCPAE; translated from the exons ATGATGCTCAGCCCGTCCGGCGGCGGCGGGTCCTCAGACGACCAACAAAAATCAGCAGCCGTGTGGCCAAAAATAAGCTTGTACAGAGGCCCCCGATGTGGACACAAGACCAACCCCATCAGCGTCATCCTGGTGAGCTCTGGCAGCCGCGGGAACAAGCTGCTTTTCCGCTACCCTTTTCAACGAAGCGCTGAGTGCGCGTCATCCCACACAG CGAAACAGCGGAATCGCTACGCATTGAATACGACAAGAGAAGCAGAAGATCAGGATGGAGATTCAAG GTTTTCCGACAGCATCCTTGCAACCATCCTGGCCACCAAGTCGGACATGTGCGGCAAGAAGTTTGAGCTGAAGATCGACAATGTTCGCTTTGTGGGCCACCCGACTCTACTGCAGCATCCGCCCATCATTCAG GTGCCTAAAACAGATCCTTCCCCCAAGAGGGAGATGCCCACCATGATCCTATTCAACGTCGTGTTTGCTCTGAGG GCCAACGCCGACCCCTCGGTCATCAGCTGCATGCAGAACTTGTCTCGCCGGATCGCCATCGCGCTGCAGCACGAGGAGCGGCGCTGCCACtacctcaccagggaggctaAGCTCATGCTGGCTGTGCAGGACGAGATCACCACCGGCAGCGAAA TGTGTCCACAGTCACCGTTCAGACAAATTCTGCCCAAGTGTAAGCTGGCCAAGGACCTGAAGGAAGCGTATGACAG TCTGTGTACGACCGGGGTGGTGCGGCTGCACATCAACAATTGGCTGGAGGTGAGCTTCTGCCTCCCGCACAAGATCCACCGCATCGGCGGCAACTACATCCCGCCCGAGGTGTTAGAGCGCAGTCTGAAGGCCATCAG GCCCTATCACGCGCTGCTGTTGCTGGAAAGCGAGAAGGAACTCTTGGCCCAACTTCCCGTCGACTGCTCACCCGCCATGATGCGCCTCATCAAGACGTGCTCCGCGGTCAAGAACCTGCAGCAGCTGGCTCAGGACACTGACCTGGCCCTGCTTCAG ATCTTCCAGATTGCAGCCCACCTGGTTTACTGGGGCAAGGCCATCATCATCTACCCTCTGTGCGAGAACAACGTCTACATGCTGTCCCCTCATGCCAACATCTATCT ATTCTCGCCTCAGGCCGAACAGTTTGCACAGCAGTTTCCCGGTCACGACCTTCCTTCCATGTTGGCCAAGTTTTCCCTGCCTGTCTCTCTGGCCGAGTTCAGGAACCCCCTGGAAGCTCCCGCGCAAGAG GCTCTGCTGATCCAGATGGTGGTGTGGATGCAGCAACGCCGCCTGCTCATCCAGCTGCACACGTTTGTCTGCCTCATGGTGCCGCCCGCCGAGGACGAGCCCACCTACAGGGACGACGACTTGCCACCGGCCGCGCGGATCGCCGGTGGCCGAGGTCTCGGCACCCCGAGCGCCCTCAGCTTTGGATCCCCAA CCAGCAGCGACGACATGACCCTGACCAGCCCCAGCATGGACAACTCCAGCGCCGAGTTGGCCCCCGGCGGCGACGACTCTCCCCTCAACAAAAGGATCTTGTTGACCGAGACCCTGCTGGCCAGCCTGTCTGACCACGACAGACAGTACATCCTCAACATCCCTGCCGCGCAGAACCAGGAGGATCTCCGCATGTTTGCCAG GCTGCTGCACTACTTCCGAGGCCACCACCATTTGGAGGAGATCATGTACAATGAGAACATGCGGCGCTCTCAGCTCAAGACGCTCTTGGACAAGTTCCGTAGCGTGCTGGTGGTGACCAATCACGAAGATCCCATCATTTCCATTTTCCAGTGTCCCGCAGAGTAG
- the mpg gene encoding DNA-3-methyladenine glycosylase yields MAERKRKLPSRKADRKANHESEQVAERKQPKLNETVHSVYFSNDRTTDLRRRLGEDFFTQPCVALAKAFLGKVLVRRREDGTELRGRVVETEAYLGGEDKASHSAGGKRTERNTAMFMKPGTIYVYPIYGIYLCMNVSSQGDGAAVLLRSLEPLQGHAVMRQLRAARRKDGARPLKDKELCNGPSKLCQALDIPRSFDRRDLASDPEVWLEDADPAAGDAHHEVMVEAPRIGIESHGEWAKKPLRFYLKGNACVSVVDKVAER; encoded by the exons ATGGCAGAGCGTAAGAGAAAACTACCATCACGCAAAGCTGATAGAAAAGCAAATCATGAAAGCGAACAAGTTGCTGAGCGTAAACAGCCAAAACTAAATGAGACGGTGCACAGTGTTTATTTCAGTAATGATCGAACTACTGACCTGCGAAGGAGACTGGGAGAAGATTTTTTCACACAACCTTGCGTCGCTTTGGCTAAAGCTTTCCTCGGCAAG GTCCTGGTGCGGCGGCGCGAGGACGGTACGGAATTGAGAGGCCGCGTGGTGGAGACAGAGGCGTACCTGGGGGGGGAGGACAAGGCGTCGCACTCTGCGGGGGGCAAGCGCACAGAGAGAAACACGGCCATGTTCATGAAGCCCGGCACCATTTATGTGTACCCCATCTACGGCATCTACCTCTGCATGAACGTGTCCAGTCAAG GTGACGGTGCCGCTGTGCTGCTGCGCTCGCTGGAGCCGCTGCAGGGCCACGCTGTCATGAGGCAGCTGAGGGCCGCCAGGCGCAAAGACGGAGCTCGGCCTCTCAAGGACAAGGAGCTGTGCAACGGCCCCTCCAAGCTGTGCCAGGCTCTGGACATCCCACGCTCATTCGACCGCCGGGATCTGGCGTCCGACCCTGAGGTGTGGCTGGAGGACGCAGATCCTGCTGCAGGAGACGCCCACCACGAGGTCATGGTGGAGGCACCGCGTATCGGCATCGAGTCCCATGGGGAGTGGGCCAAGAAGCCTCTGCGGTTTTACCTCAAGGGGAACGCTTGTGTTAGCGTGGTGGACAAAGTGGCTGAAAGATAA
- the LOC125983925 gene encoding hemoglobin embryonic subunit alpha yields MSLSTKDKNTVKAFWGLASKKADLIGNEALSRMVFVYPQTKTYFAHWKDVKPGSPSVKKHGQVIMAGVNDAIGKLDNLTDGLVGLSELHAFTLRVDPANFKILSHCILVVMAMLYPKDFTPEVHVCMDKFLANLTLAISDKYR; encoded by the exons ATGAGTCTCAGCACCAAGGACAAAAACACAGTCAAGGCCTTTTGGGGCCTGGCATCCAAAAAGGCAGACCTCATCGGGAACGAGGCCCTGAGTAG GATGGTCTTTGTGTACCCCCAGACTAAGACCTACTTTGCCCACTGGAAGGACGTAAAACCGGGCTCCCCTTCAGTCAAGAAGCATGGCCAGGTGATCATGGCGGGTGTCAACGATGCCATTGGCAAACTCGACAACCTGACCGACGGCCTGGTGGGCCTCAGCGAGCTGCATGCTTTTACCTTGAGAGTGGACCCGGCCAATTTCAAG ATTCTGTCCCACTGCATCCTTGTGGTGATGGCCATGCTGTACCCGAAGGATTTCACCCCAGAGGTCCATGTTTGCATGGACAAATTCCTGGCTAACCTGACCCTCGCCATTAGTGACAAGTACAGATAA
- the LOC125983903 gene encoding hemoglobin embryonic subunit alpha — protein MSLTAKDKETVKAFWAKAAGKADVIGAEALGRMLYVFPQTKTYFDHWKELGLNSPQVKKHGKVIMASVNDAVGIIDNLTPGLLNLSELHAFTLRVDPANFKILSQCILVVMAMLFPTDFTPEVHVCMDKFLAALTLAIAEKYR, from the exons ATGAGTCTCACCGCCAAGGACAAAGAAACGGTCAAGGCCTTCTGGGCCAAGGCCGCCGGAAAGGCCGACGTGATCGGAGCCGAAGCCCTGGGCAG GATGCTCTATGTGTTCCCCCAGACTAAGACCTACTTTGACCACTGGAAGGAGTTGGGTTTAAACTCCCCTCAGGTCAAGAAGCACGGCAAGGTGATCATGGCAAGTGTCAACGATGCCGTGGGCATAATCGATAACCTGACACCCGGCCTGCTGAACCTCAGCGAGCTGCACGCCTTTACCTTGAGAGTGGACCCAGCCAATTTCAAG ATTCTGAGCCAATGCATTCTTGTGGTGATGGCCATGTTGTTCCCGACCGATTTCACCCCGGAGGTCCACGTGTGCATGGACAAGTTTCTGGCAGCCCTGACTCTCGCCATCGCTGAGAAGTACAGATAA